In Bacteroidales bacterium, a genomic segment contains:
- a CDS encoding HYR domain-containing protein, with amino-acid sequence MNQVGITNPDFIIGQPDNNGVELFTNGDIITIDLIHTLQSGEQYSIFWRQLTGEDPESVLKFFESSDGTNWTEHPLSAAQSITTNNEASYDEVLITANIDTRYIRISKVVFPDFLIDAVTYNADVCLVDPACNLVSSEQLISGYASSLDAQFNVALPGRSLGAPDGLGAQLDNYNDWIIVQLDDIVSVGQEYHIVWKRRDGTNWPAKLYFDESIDGSSFKEHSLSGTFITADKDYYVVSSVSAETNTYYLRFRNPSPPPSDHGDYWIDAVVFDAVECHPTATISPDPATVCEGQDVVLDGNPSGGDGTYTHQWSGPEASSLLATNVQSPTFNNATAGSYNLTYTVTDGNGHTGTDDITVVVSVDVAPVAQCQDITVYLDAAGSASIVPGDVDDGSYDGCGVVTLSLDISSFDCGDLGDNTVTLTVEDNTANTSTCQAMVTVEDIISPTITCGADQTQTADAGVCNASVTVAGPATGDNCGVATVLNDYNGTADASGTYPVGTTTVTWTVTDIHGNTNTCTQDITVTDDEAPTITCGADQTQTADAGVCNASVTVAG; translated from the coding sequence CCAGATTTCATAATTGGACAACCTGACAATAATGGGGTGGAGTTATTTACTAATGGCGACATAATAACAATTGACCTTATACATACCCTGCAAAGTGGGGAGCAGTATAGCATTTTCTGGAGACAACTTACTGGTGAAGATCCAGAATCAGTCCTAAAATTCTTTGAATCTTCAGATGGGACCAACTGGACAGAGCACCCATTATCAGCTGCTCAAAGTATCACAACTAATAATGAAGCCTCATATGATGAAGTGCTTATCACGGCTAATATTGATACCCGCTATATACGGATAAGCAAAGTCGTTTTTCCCGATTTTTTGATCGATGCAGTTACTTATAACGCTGATGTCTGCCTGGTTGATCCTGCCTGCAACCTTGTTTCTTCAGAACAGTTGATTTCAGGTTATGCCAGCTCCCTTGATGCTCAATTCAATGTAGCATTGCCTGGACGTTCTCTTGGTGCCCCGGATGGACTAGGGGCTCAACTTGATAATTACAATGACTGGATAATAGTACAATTAGACGATATCGTCTCTGTTGGGCAGGAGTATCACATTGTTTGGAAGAGAAGAGATGGGACAAACTGGCCGGCAAAGTTATACTTTGATGAATCTATAGATGGCAGCAGTTTTAAGGAGCATTCACTTTCCGGGACCTTTATTACAGCTGATAAAGACTACTATGTGGTTTCTTCTGTAAGCGCTGAGACGAATACTTATTATTTAAGATTCAGGAATCCCTCGCCACCTCCTTCAGATCACGGTGATTATTGGATCGATGCTGTGGTATTTGACGCAGTTGAATGTCATCCAACAGCCACCATTTCCCCCGACCCGGCAACTGTATGTGAAGGTCAGGATGTAGTTCTTGATGGCAACCCATCGGGAGGAGATGGAACTTATACGCATCAGTGGTCTGGGCCTGAAGCTTCATCATTACTTGCCACCAATGTTCAATCACCTACCTTTAACAATGCTACTGCAGGATCGTATAATCTGACCTATACGGTTACCGATGGCAACGGTCATACTGGAACTGATGATATTACAGTGGTTGTTTCTGTTGATGTTGCACCTGTTGCCCAGTGTCAGGACATTACTGTATATCTGGATGCAGCTGGATCTGCTTCCATAGTTCCGGGAGATGTGGATGATGGATCCTATGATGGATGCGGCGTTGTAACTCTTTCATTGGATATTAGCTCTTTTGATTGCGGCGATCTTGGAGACAATACAGTTACTCTGACGGTGGAAGATAACACGGCCAATACTTCAACTTGTCAGGCAATGGTCACCGTGGAGGACATTATTTCTCCGACGATCACCTGTGGAGCTGATCAGACGCAGACGGCCGATGCGGGAGTCTGTAATGCGTCGGTGACTGTTGCTGGTCCGGCTACGGGGGATAACTGTGGCGTAGCCACGGTTCTCAATGACTATAACGGCACGGCCGATGCGAGCGGCACCTACCCGGTGGGGACCACGACGGTGACCTGGACGGTGACCGATATCCACGGTAACACGAACACATGCACGCAGGATATCACGGTGACCGATGATGAGGCGCCGACGATCACCTGTGGAGCTGATCAGACGCAGACGGCCGATGCGGGAGTCTGTAATGCGTCGGTGACTGTTGCTGGTC